Proteins encoded by one window of Candidatus Nitrosocosmicus hydrocola:
- a CDS encoding trypsin-like peptidase domain-containing protein, whose amino-acid sequence MSCDIAYNVTNCKKMGLGFLGLGFVVLTSLAVFTIIFGTNIYGTNALTVGGYGVDNGTLPITVKSFDLSQNNIPNYTDSLPDLFTKVEKSVVQITEPGSFQDAEPNPSKLGSGFVYDNLGHIITNFHVVDGSKNNKAFITFLDGVSYEGEIIGTDPYSDLAVLKLIDMDKNISSKLMPLELANSSTVRIGEKVVAVGNPFGLSGSLSEGIISGLSRLMPAGGQNESPSKEFGNKLSQTSSPSFSIPDIIQTDAAINPGNSGGPLIDMNGRVIGINTAIFSNTGVYSGIGFAIPSNFLIKIVPELIQKGSYDHPYIGINGFDITPEIAKMLNLSEAVGFLVVNVTDGSPASQSGIMGGNKTVQVNGIPLKIGGDIITHIDNKSVRKVDDILSYLENHKAIGENVNLTILRGPNLVEKEISMNLTSRPTHESELNNHALGILGLDLTPQIANLLNLTQSDGFLITSILENSSASKANLRGGYIINEINGTIIELGGDIITKIDSHMIKTQDDIRDYLKTKKIGDSITITILRNGDYKTVSLIIEQMSDNQRKLEENIRNPTSQNPLPSQSLEQFLQSCSKILPKEICDSMIVIR is encoded by the coding sequence ATGTCCTGTGATATTGCTTATAACGTTACTAATTGCAAAAAAATGGGGTTAGGATTTTTGGGGCTAGGATTTGTAGTGTTGACGAGTCTGGCTGTTTTCACTATAATATTTGGAACGAATATCTATGGTACTAATGCGTTAACTGTTGGGGGATATGGGGTCGATAACGGAACATTGCCTATCACTGTAAAATCATTTGATTTATCACAAAATAATATACCTAATTATACCGATTCGTTACCTGATCTATTTACAAAGGTCGAGAAGTCTGTAGTTCAGATTACCGAACCGGGTAGCTTTCAAGACGCTGAACCAAATCCCTCCAAATTAGGTTCTGGGTTCGTGTACGATAATTTAGGTCATATAATTACTAATTTTCATGTTGTAGATGGCTCCAAGAATAACAAAGCATTCATAACGTTTTTGGATGGAGTATCCTACGAGGGAGAGATTATTGGAACAGATCCCTATTCTGATTTAGCTGTTTTAAAATTGATAGATATGGACAAAAACATTAGTTCAAAACTAATGCCACTTGAACTAGCCAATTCATCAACTGTAAGGATAGGAGAAAAAGTAGTAGCAGTCGGTAATCCTTTTGGATTATCTGGATCTCTTTCTGAAGGAATCATAAGCGGATTAAGTCGATTAATGCCAGCTGGAGGACAAAATGAATCGCCTTCAAAAGAATTTGGGAATAAATTGAGTCAAACTTCGTCACCATCTTTTTCCATACCTGATATAATTCAAACAGATGCCGCAATAAATCCTGGAAATTCAGGTGGCCCATTAATCGACATGAATGGTAGGGTAATTGGTATCAATACTGCCATTTTCTCAAATACTGGGGTGTATTCGGGAATTGGCTTCGCAATTCCATCGAACTTTTTAATCAAGATCGTTCCTGAACTGATTCAAAAGGGCTCGTATGATCATCCATATATAGGAATTAATGGATTTGATATTACTCCAGAAATTGCCAAAATGCTAAATTTGTCTGAGGCAGTGGGATTTTTGGTAGTAAACGTTACAGATGGCAGTCCAGCTAGTCAATCAGGGATCATGGGTGGAAATAAAACAGTCCAAGTAAATGGCATTCCGTTAAAAATCGGAGGTGACATCATCACCCATATCGATAATAAGTCCGTAAGGAAGGTTGATGATATATTGTCATATCTAGAGAACCATAAGGCTATTGGAGAAAATGTAAATTTGACGATACTAAGGGGGCCAAACTTAGTTGAAAAAGAAATTTCAATGAATTTAACGTCTAGACCTACTCATGAAAGCGAGCTAAACAACCATGCGTTAGGAATTCTCGGCTTAGACCTTACTCCACAAATAGCCAATTTACTCAATCTCACCCAATCAGATGGATTCCTTATCACAAGCATATTAGAAAATAGTTCTGCTTCAAAGGCCAATTTAAGAGGTGGGTATATCATAAACGAAATTAATGGTACTATCATTGAATTAGGGGGTGATATCATAACCAAAATCGATAGTCACATGATTAAAACCCAAGATGATATTCGAGATTATTTGAAGACGAAAAAGATAGGTGACTCTATCACTATTACTATCTTGAGGAATGGAGATTACAAAACCGTCTCACTAATTATTGAACAAATGAGTGATAACCAGCGTAAACTTGAAGAAAATATTCGGAATCCAACAAGTCAGAACCCCTTACCTTCCCAATCACTTGAACAGTTCCTGCAATCGTGCTCAAAAATACTGCCAAAGGAAATATGTGATTCTATGATAGTCATACGATAA
- a CDS encoding dual specificity protein phosphatase 23: MTKIGEIYRRVHGRFVERPTNFSWVIPQKLAGSGLPSSFDQLTWLASNGVKSLITVREIPLPRIWFEKINSQYGELENYFLKTDDYNAPTIDEIHEVVEYIEEKIHTNKPVLVHCAAGKGRTGTVLAAYFIKNEGLTPIEAVKKLRGMRPGSIQSERQEMAINTFYKFLTRN, encoded by the coding sequence ATGACTAAAATAGGAGAAATTTACAGGAGAGTCCATGGACGTTTTGTAGAAAGACCCACAAATTTCAGTTGGGTTATTCCTCAAAAACTAGCCGGTAGTGGGTTACCGTCGTCATTTGATCAGTTGACATGGCTTGCATCCAATGGTGTAAAAAGTCTAATCACCGTTAGAGAAATACCATTACCAAGGATTTGGTTTGAGAAAATAAATTCTCAGTATGGAGAATTAGAAAATTATTTTTTGAAAACAGATGATTATAATGCTCCAACCATCGACGAAATTCATGAGGTTGTTGAATATATAGAAGAAAAAATTCATACAAATAAACCAGTGTTGGTTCACTGTGCTGCTGGCAAAGGAAGGACGGGAACTGTTCTAGCCGCATATTTCATAAAGAATGAGGGATTAACTCCCATAGAAGCAGTAAAAAAATTAAGAGGAATGAGACCGGGCTCTATTCAATCTGAGAGACAAGAAATGGCGATAAATACCTTTTATAAGTTTCTCACTAGAAATTGA
- a CDS encoding DHHA1 domain-containing protein, with translation MKSICISHKEDVDGIVSAALLQKGLKIKNLFLVDYPNLLNSLDYVISICSKDKKFTRVFICDVGLNMKNQFLFLEKLKVLVSNNIEVIYIDHHYLEPVIKNKITEMGIKLVHDIGECTSVQIYYLLKNHISKVFSFFASAGALTDYMEDRPRARVLVNKFDRTFLMLEACYLSYIISASQKDIDFLKLISKQISRGKMPHELRNGCNLVKQFSGKVSNAISLIEKESVHLNNISYFEHDLDLSSSMIVNFVLGLSGKKVGIAFKMKTNINSYILSIRGSKDCKTHLGKLVNNLSMDFGGSGGGHDKACGAVIPMDNFPKFLQTLDESIR, from the coding sequence TTGAAAAGTATTTGTATTTCCCACAAAGAAGACGTTGATGGGATAGTCTCGGCTGCACTATTGCAGAAAGGTTTGAAAATAAAGAATTTATTTTTGGTGGATTATCCAAATTTATTAAATTCACTAGACTATGTAATCTCTATTTGTAGTAAGGATAAGAAATTTACTCGAGTTTTCATTTGTGATGTTGGTTTGAATATGAAAAATCAGTTCTTATTCTTAGAAAAGTTAAAAGTATTAGTCTCAAATAACATTGAAGTTATCTATATTGATCATCATTATCTTGAACCTGTAATAAAAAATAAAATTACTGAAATGGGGATTAAATTAGTACATGATATTGGCGAATGTACTTCGGTGCAGATTTATTATCTGCTGAAAAATCATATTAGCAAAGTATTCTCATTCTTTGCTTCAGCAGGAGCATTAACCGATTACATGGAAGATCGTCCGAGGGCCCGAGTATTGGTAAATAAATTTGATCGTACGTTTCTAATGTTAGAAGCATGTTATCTTTCTTATATAATTTCAGCATCTCAAAAGGATATCGATTTTTTAAAATTAATCTCTAAACAGATTTCAAGAGGAAAAATGCCGCATGAATTGAGGAATGGATGCAATTTAGTTAAACAGTTCTCAGGAAAAGTATCAAACGCTATCAGTTTGATCGAAAAAGAATCAGTTCATCTCAATAATATTTCCTATTTTGAACACGATCTAGATCTTTCCTCAAGTATGATTGTAAATTTTGTGTTGGGTCTGTCAGGCAAGAAGGTGGGAATTGCGTTTAAAATGAAGACGAATATTAATTCCTACATATTATCAATAAGGGGATCAAAGGATTGTAAAACTCATTTAGGAAAGTTGGTGAATAATTTGTCTATGGATTTTGGTGGGAGTGGTGGAGGTCACGATAAGGCGTGTGGTGCTGTCATACCAATGGATAACTTTCCAAAATTTTTGCAAACACTTGATGAATCGATCCGTTAA